A stretch of DNA from Cyprinus carpio isolate SPL01 chromosome A25, ASM1834038v1, whole genome shotgun sequence:
acttaGAGCTATGACtatgaaaaaatgcaattttactgAAAGCTCATTAAGGCTTCTgaactatgaaaaaaaatgtgttttttttgtgaaatctatattatatgttataaaaaacatttagcatttattcATACTGAGAACTCAAagccttttaaaatataaagaaattattcaattaaaaataattctaaactgatatatatactgtatataaaataaatatacaaaacatgaaactaaaaactataaaactatttactaaaaatataatatttttactggaatTCATTAATCCTaaactgaaaacattaatataaaataaaaaaaaaaattctgagaagtCATTAAGCCTTctaaactatgaaaaaaatattaaaataaaatgttcatatttactaAGAGTTCATTAAAGCTTCTAAACTTAGCAACTTAAACGATAGTAAACAAAACGGAATAATCAAAAAAAGACCCCATGATGCACATCAGGTtgcacattttaacatttctcaTTGAAATCAGAAGTTGCATCGGgacatattgacatttttttttttttattgtagccaATAGCCTTTAGTTTGTCACAACCTGGAAAAAACACATTCGACAGCTTTACTTTGCTGTTGCTAGGTGAAGGCagtttgatttcatggggtctttaaaaaagtaacataattaAGAAGTATAAAGTTGAGAAataatgtgtctgtctgtctgtcaggacGGTGGAGCGTCTGGGAATCCTGACCGGCTCTCAGCTCTTCTCTCTGAATAAAGAGAACCTGAAGGCCGTGTGTGGAGACGAGGGATCTCGCGTCTACAGCCAGATCACCGTCCAGAAAGCACAACTAGAGGTCAGAAACACTTCATCCACAATATGATACATGTAGAGAGATAGATGTACTGCTAAACACCTTCTCATTTGTCTCTTTTCCCTCCATCAGAAGAGTCGAGGAGATACAGAACTGCAGGAGATTCTGAATAAACAGCAAGAGAAAATTGCATCTGCCTAAATGCTCACATGGACTGTCAATCAAACGGTCACCTGGCAACAGTAACCATCAACCAAACCCACCGATGAAGTTAGAAGACGTAGATTCTGCCACATCGTCAACCAAATGTCTAATCCAATATGTTTtctaattgtatatttattgtcggtgctttttattattagtgtatGTACGGAGCTTATTGTAATTTATCTACACACATTATCTTGTTCATGCTGGAAAATAGTTGTAAGCTTATACGGCTCTCTATTGCATGGAAACAATATATCGGTGGGTCTTATGAAAACATGTACAGGTCATGCTTCAAAATTCTAAGATAAATTTAACTATGTTAAAAATAGACTATTTTAGGACctttaacattttttgttgtttttgaatatcATTTTAACCACCATTGCTCAAAGTAATATTTTTACGTAATTTTCaatgatgattaataaaaaaaataaataaaaaacaagtaggaaaaaaataaaatcagcataaatgaaAATCAGTACAATGGCTTTTCACCGCAAAAACAAAAGGTTTATTATAGAAATAGACTATTTTAGGGTCAATTTCTCAAAGTACTGCAgacattttgagtttttgtaattctcgattcatttaaaaatacataatatcagTATAAgttaaaagcaataaaacaatttctatcctgtatttatattttgcaattcaaaaatcatattacagtaattcaaaaatgttttaaaattacgGTGAAATTCAAAATACGTAATTTGAgcaaaatatacatatttcttGTGATCCTGTGGTTAAATGTGACCCGTACATGTTGACAGGCGAGATTCACCCGTGTCCATAAGATTGAGCGGAGCGAATGTTTTCTGGGGTTTGATGTATGATTGCATCTGTGACGTTGGTTCTTGAAAGAAACGAAAATGTAAATGTGCTAAATTCAGTCTCGTCACACGTTCTGATGCTGATCGTTATGACGAATGAATGACGCGAGAACAGTAGATTTATCAGCTGGATTTCATGCACTCTTTCCTTTGTCAACACGCAACAAGTGTTTTCATTTGTATAAAGGGCATTTAGAGATTTTGATCCTTCAATATGTGGTTCAATCATAATAGAGACACTTTAAAAAGACACACAGATGAGGTTTAATCAGTTTAATTGGTTACCAGTAGTAGGAAATCATGTCATATAAAACCAGAAGTACAGCCTCTTAGTATTATCCAGCTAGTTTCtccaaatgttatttataaaaacaaaattactgtatTGTAAATTTAAGAAATAAAGTGACTGCTAAAAGATTGTGCCTCAGAAATTATCCTCAAAATATTCAATGCCTCTAGCAACTATGCAAATCTAAATTTCAGCGATTGTAATCCAGCAATCACACGACTTTCAGGCACGATCATGCACATTCATGTACCttcagatactttttttttttattaggagaAAGACCCACATCTCTCTGATCAGTCtctttcaaacacattcaaaGTGCCACAATTACCctttaaatatcaaaaacaaaagtgcTACGTGTCATTTTAGCAATCTGATTGACTGGTCTTTTAGttaagagactttttttaatgtctagTCTGCGACATGctctctctgattggtggattctgctcagctttttatttttttaaatgcaaacagtAGAGAGGTTTTATTTGTTGAGGTACGCATCCAGCCAGAGTTCTCCAGATTTTTCCAAAGACCTGAGAGGAGAGTAATGGTACAGTTAGTGCTGAAGCATCTGGCAGTATATGCACACAAAATATGAATAGGTATGAGTCCTTCATATATAGACacttcacaatccaatcaattcccaaatgGATAAAATCAACTCCCACTCTACATTTTTCCTTGTTTCTCACAGCAAATGTCTTGTTAACCCTCctgttgtgtgtaaaaaaaatgttaaccctcctgttgtgtgtaaaaaaaaaaaactgaaaaaaaaactgatttgtaaATAAAGAAGGGCTGCCACGAGTCCTCGATTAAATTAgagtacattataaaaaaaaaaaaaagcttcgaTTGCATTTTGCCCGTGTCAATTAACCAGCAAAATACCAAAAGTGGTGCATTCCATGGATGAGAGTCCACGAAAAGCATTATTAGACTGTTTTACAAGGctgcacaaaatattaaaaccatttaaaaatcacaaagcaTAGTCATAATCTGTTCacagtaaatgccgctccacacAAACAGTTATCATTTACATGCGGAACGTCTAAAACTCCATCTTTGCATCTGCTGTGAGTCTGAGTTGCTTATAATGTTCATCTGTGAAGAATGTGCACATTTCTATCAGAATTATTCGGTAAATCACTTATAAACCTacgccaacacaggagaatacagaATTATCTTTCTAAATATGCTAAATGTTCATCGAAACTTCAAACCCTCGCTCTGAGTTTGCATGTTTTGATGTCCACGTGTTCTTCAAATATCAAAAAggcatttgaattaaatgtttagtcaatattaaacaagaatTAGATCGCACTGTAAAAAGGCCACTGGCGCCTTCTGCAAGAATTTCTGTTGATGCAATATGTAggttttttttgattatattgttttattacgtTATGTATTTTAGctgttttgttcaataaaacatATGATTAattgcttttgatattttatttgaaccaGTTATTATTGCTTCAGTGGGGGTCAATGGGGGTGTCAGTAAGACCCAGACACAAAGTCAGAAAAAAATTTGTGCAGCCTTTCCAAAATACGTCtgttgaaactttgcatgcacGTTCATGACCCtaaattttcaagaaaaaaataaacctgttAAGCGGGATTtcaagcagtttgaaaaatcaagtgTGGGCCAAATTGACCCCAACCACAACAGACGATTAAATTGGTTGTCAATGTTGTTTCATGTTATATAGGAATAGTTCAGAGCAAAAGCTTTTTTTGAAGGTGAAACCGTGAGATTTCAGGTGTGTGTTATACCTAATGATGTCCGCAAAGGCCCCGTACAAGGTCTTCTCTTGGTACTTGACTCCGTATTTGTCACACAACGCTCGCACGTGTGGAGCGGCGCGCCAGTAATTGTGCCGAGGCATTGTGGGAAAGAGACTGGGACAAGAACAAAGCACAGTTGTGAAATGCCGAAGATAAACTGAAGCCATTTTcacacttttgtttttcttactgGTGCTCGATCTGAAAGTTGAGGTGTCCGCTGAACCAGTCGTTGAAGGCGGATTGCTCAATGTTACAGGTTGCAACCAGCTAAATGACAGAAATGCATAGAATTGGTATGGTAGAATGACTTAAACCCAGTGCGGCTGTGACAGCTCAGAATGTACCTGCATGCTCAGCCAGTCTTGGTGTTTCTCGTAGTCGATGTTCATGGGGATGTGGCTCATCTGGGTCACCCACACAAACCAGTGACTCTCCATGAACCTGCGGCCCACAGGAACACCACAATCATGTGACTTTACCCTAACCAGGATCTCACAATTACATTGTGTTACACAGAAATACAATATTAACTATAAATCACCTAAAGCATTTGTTGGTCATTTGGTGGTTAgatatgttttagttttgtttaattttattgtattgacGTTTGATTGAGGGTTAAATGAGTTTTTGAAGACTTCTTGATAAATCCTAGTTAGATTGAACTGAATGTAAAATGATATGATTTTGAGGGGGGTGTACACCTGTACTAATTCAGTTAACAGGAAAGAACTAAATACTTGAATTtgaatatctgaatatatatCAGATTCAGAACTACTTGGACACATACTGTACGCAGTTCTGTGATGcgtatgtttacatatattttgtcatattttcgtCTTTTGAGCTGGTTAGTGGAGGAGACTGAGATTAACATGGTGTTTTTGTTGGCGATACAAGTAATGCACATGTAAATGAATATGTGACTTGGATTGCAGTGTTAAGGGGTTCATATAAACaactttcagaatctgaaatcaGATTGAATTCATTcccattgacaaaaaaaaattagcagaGCATGTAAACATACCTACTATTTGAAAGCACTTCACATGATACTTCTCTTATACAAATCAAtcaacattctctctctcttttttattttctgagcATCTggtggtaataccatggtactttgatatatggGTAGCTTTTACCCATTGCacgcatttatttaaaacaggaGGAAAACTGcagaacatttaaagaaaatgtaatgtggaaattagtgatgcaccaaaattttgGGTTACCAAAATTATTCAGTTGTGGCTGAAAGAGTTTTGGAGAGTGGAGACATTTGATGTTGCATTTGGATAATGTCTATTTCGTGCACGCAAAGTGGATAAACTACAACAGTTAAAGATGTCAACTGTGCAAGCACTGAGGCTGTGCTGACAACATCGATTTCTTATTTTTTAGCAAATCTTTTATTGTGATGAAATTTTGGTAAGTGCTGTTTTCAGTCGATGAGCATTTCAACTGCAAAAAGATGTCAATAAACCAGCTTGTAAACAGTGTGACAGAACCTCAGGAAAGCCTTTCATGTTCAAAGCTCGatagtcagctagaaaaaaataacactagcGTGGAGCATTTTGATATAGATATGCACTGGATTACACATGCTTTATCAGCTAGTTAGTTTACGTCTCCATTAAtgtctgtttaaataaatgtgtcacaGAAACTTTTGGTTTACTGTAtgtgttacaaaaacaaaaagccacCACACAGCTTTATGACCTTTTACACACCAGCAGCTGTGAGCAATCAGTGCTCCAGTGTTCTGATTGGTGCAGGAGGAGTGGGCGGAGACTAGAGCAATCAGACAATGAGAGAGCGATCAGTGAAGGACACGCccactcacctctctctctctctgtctggcaCAAACAAAgcagtgtgtaaaaataaaaccgTAGTGCTTTGACTTATATCGTATATTCATATATCAAGGCATTTCCACAAATACTATGGTACTACTGTGGTAAATGTCCAAATAACTAATATATAccaataccatggtatttttttatttttttttataagtgattGTATTTTGCTTCTCAGCCAGTGTGAATGCATTTGGAATATTACATtgaaaagaaatttattttaagcagAAGTTGtagatgaaattatttttttaccttaCGAAATTAAAGAGAATCACCGCCCAAAACAAACCGTAGAACTGCGTGTAACACAGGAAGTATCGAACGTAGTAACTTATACACCACACGAGGTCCTAAAAGAGATATGACGAGAAGAGATAAGATAAGGACAGAGAAAGTGCTGTAAAATCACAATCAGCTGCATGAACATGGAAAGAGCCAAAGTGATCATGGGAACCTACCACCCAAAGACCATGTGAGACCATATTGTGAAAGATCTGGAACTGGAAAAAAACTGGAATGAGCAAAGGCGGTCCAACTGAGAAACAACGACAGGAAAAGGTGTTAAACATCAAGCCTGGTTGGTGGTTTATAACATGCCCACAGGATGGAGatatttttagtgaaaatcataATTGGCACATAAACAGACATTTTGTgctaatttaaagaagaaatttGCAAAAAAGACATGATAAAATGTGCTAAATGGGACTCTTAATGATAACACATTGCCAAATTTTTTATATatggcaaaatatttaataaacatttcaagtttgtgaatatgtttaaaatgatattatatatattttacattcttattgtgtgtgtatatatatatatatatatatatatatatatataaaatacagtatatatgtaataaaatgttatgtacAGCTCTGTTGGGTCAcagtgaattatatatatatatatatatatatatatatatatatatgtggatgtgtgtgtgtgtatctgatttaatattattatgatatattaatatttttaaattacattataatatataaataaaataccacttatataaacatttatattatattatgtgaattcgacataaataaatgaaactttctatttataaatgctacatttctattaatataaattatatgaaaattaagCACTATTTGTTTAATAGAGGATTAAGCAAACAAGAAATACCTTCAAAACAAACTGTACAAAAGCGTACCGTGTCAGACAAACTTCAGTTTATCAAGTAGGATCTTATTTGATTGTTACTTATTTTCATTACGATCCTTTACAATCCAAATTATGATATAAATTCCAGTAGGAATCTGGTAAACATCCCTGTAGCCACAAACCGACTTACCGAAGAAGAAGTACTTGTGCTGATGGTTGTAAGGCAGATGCTTAACCTTTTTAACGCCGTACTGTAGACAGAAAGAGTCAAGTCAGATCCGATCAAGTATTTTCTTCATGCATGTATCATGCAGATGGTGTGTTTGTACCTCCACAGGCTGCACTTTTCCCACCACAAACATGTTGAGCATGTTGACATCCGGGTCCTTCTTGAACACGTTGGGTTTAGCGTGATGCTGGAAGTGGCGGTGGTTCCACCAGCCCGCAGACGCTCCCTGAGGAACACAAAAACATCAGACACACTAGCAGACCAAAACAGGTTTCCAACTGAAACTCTGACAAATTTAGATGTTTTATCTGTAGCAACTTTCATGACCATACAAACAGCACTCCTCATGCGAAAGCACACTTAGGTTTCTCGTTAGCATGatgctaagctaacaatgtgaCAAACTGTATCAAAATGAagagcattttaatttttttggttttgagcGAATCATATTTacgtatatttatattattgaacataatatagaatatatttgtTTGCATGTGCAGTTGTAATCAAGCTAATGCGCGGTTTTGCGTAATCAAGCTACAGCATATCTCTGTTGAAAAATACAAGGCACAGTGTGTAATCGAGTGGAATAATACATGTCGCACAACACCTCTTTTATTACAGCTTTCAAACAGGTCAGCTGATTGATGTTTATACATAGTGGACGAAGTCAAGCTACTATGACATTACCTAGGACGACttcgcaaaaaaaaacaaaaaaaacaaacaaaaaaacaaactaaagcctTAACTGAAACTGCACTTTTAAAGTGGtccacacagaatgtgtttttgctttgttttcactGCGCtgcatttttaactttttcaacttataaaaacttaaaagtgtCTTGAAACGCCACCTTCTTGTCCAGGTGGATACTAATGTTTGGCTTGACGTGTTTCTGCTTTTAAAAACTGGGAAAAGTCGTTATGAACGGATGTGATTGGCTCATCTTTTTCAGTGTCTCCCTTGTGAAATTCGACTTTCATAAACTGCATCTCAAAACCCTGCCTTCTTTTCCAGGTGGATACTAACTGTTCAGCATTTtgcagttttgattttacaaatgcGAAACACACCGTAATGACTGGATGTCATTGacatcgtttaaaaaaaaaacttgcaccaAGTTTTTAAGTTGCAGTTttaagttaaacttttaaaaggCATCTAAAAATTTTGCCTTCTTTTCCAAGTGGTTAATATTGTTTGATGTTTCGAGATTTTGCTTATAAAAACGGCATTATAATCAAATGTCTTTGTTTCGCGGCTCTTTTAGTGTTTTGTACCAAGGTTTCGAAACATTGTGTGAAGTTCGACTTTTAAAACCATGGCTGAAAACCCTGCATTCTTTTCCAGGTGGACATTATTGTTTGACATTTAGCTTtttaacttaacaaaaaaaaaaaaaaaaacacagccattaATGAATATCATTGGTTTTTCAGTGCCTCGCGCTACAGGTTTAAGATGCTGTGGTAAGTTTTGACTTTTAAAACCATGTCTTGAAATCCTGCCTTCTTTTCCAGTTGGATACTATTGATCAACATTTCAcggttttgcttttaaaaaatgcaaaacatcatTATGAAATGGATGTCTTAGACCCACAGATTTTTCAGTGTCTTGCACCACATTTTTAAGATGCTGTGTGACGTTCAACTTTAAAAGCCGTGTCTCAAAATCCAGCTTTCTTTTTCAGTTGAATACTATTGTTCAGTATTTCACGTTTTTGTGTTTAATAGATGTAAAAGAGTCGTTATGAACAGATGTCTGGTTTCAAAGTCAGTgcttagattaagccaggattaggccatatttcaattaggacatttaagtagttATATAATCGTGCCTTGGAAAAAAACACTActgatgtgcatcttgagacaaaacaatggaactgatatattttaagatcagtcaatcaaaacagttaaaacagccaagacatgcattttagtctaggactaagCTTAAGTGACTGAGAGATCATTTTTTTAGTGAAGACTGGGCAGGATATGTTAGTACCTTCAGGTGTCCGATGACAAATTTGTGCACTAAGTGATTCCATCGAGAGgatttacagacagacagatgaccgAAGTCATGCTGCAGCCATCCAGCCTGCGActatagacaaaaaacaaaccaaaaacatgaTCATTCACACTGTAGATTTTTGCATCAAGATGAAGTTCCCAGTTATGCTCTTTGC
This window harbors:
- the LOC109079315 gene encoding acyl-CoA 6-desaturase, producing the protein MGGGGQQTDRITGTNARFSTYTWEEVQKHTKSGDQWIVVERKVYNVSQWVKRHPGGLRIIGHYAGEDATEAFTAFHPDLPLVRKYMKPLLIGELEASEPSQDRQKNAALVEDFRALRERLEAEGCFKTQPLFFLLHLGHILLLEVIALMLVWYFGTGWINTAIVAVLMATAQSQAGWLQHDFGHLSVCKSSRWNHLVHKFVIGHLKGASAGWWNHRHFQHHAKPNVFKKDPDVNMLNMFVVGKVQPVEYGVKKVKHLPYNHQHKYFFFVGPPLLIPVFFQFQIFHNMVSHGLWVDLVWCISYYVRYFLCYTQFYGLFWAVILFNFVRFMESHWFVWVTQMSHIPMNIDYEKHQDWLSMQLVATCNIEQSAFNDWFSGHLNFQIEHHLFPTMPRHNYWRAAPHVRALCDKYGVKYQEKTLYGAFADIIRSLEKSGELWLDAYLNK